Proteins encoded together in one Stigmatella aurantiaca window:
- the sctU gene encoding type III secretion system export apparatus subunit SctU, which yields MSDEKTEEPSQKKLDDARKKGQVWKSKDLTGVFVFLVGLGAVKGMWETIVEELKTLFLFTFQYISQPDELSRATSNAMTMAVHTTLFLTLPVVAGGAIIAGLVEFLQVGALFTMDPLIPKLEKLNPIQGIKNMFSKKTLVEMIKNLVKIGVAGYVVFGVVRDMLDMLLQTVRMDTDGLIAVMGEMVYRVCTRVALVFLLFSIFDIWWQRKAFMKEMMMSKDDVKKEYKESEGDPHHKAHRKQMHQEIMEGAQMEAVKDADVIVTNPDHVAVALQYDRDKDAAPRVLAKGIDFKAERIKAIARESDVPMLRNVPLAHALLRVDVGQDIPEELYDAVAEVLNFVYGLKTGTGAGAGAPS from the coding sequence ATGTCCGACGAGAAAACAGAGGAACCGAGTCAAAAGAAGCTCGATGACGCCCGGAAGAAGGGCCAGGTCTGGAAGAGCAAGGACCTGACGGGCGTCTTCGTCTTCCTCGTGGGCCTGGGCGCCGTGAAGGGCATGTGGGAGACGATTGTCGAGGAGCTGAAGACGCTCTTCCTCTTCACCTTCCAGTACATCTCCCAGCCGGACGAGCTGTCGCGCGCCACCTCCAACGCCATGACGATGGCGGTGCATACGACGCTGTTTCTCACGCTGCCGGTGGTGGCCGGTGGGGCCATCATCGCGGGGCTGGTGGAGTTCCTCCAGGTGGGGGCGCTCTTCACCATGGACCCGCTGATTCCCAAGCTCGAGAAGCTCAATCCCATCCAGGGCATCAAGAACATGTTCTCCAAGAAGACCTTGGTGGAGATGATCAAGAACCTGGTGAAGATCGGCGTTGCGGGCTACGTGGTCTTCGGCGTCGTGCGGGACATGCTCGACATGCTGCTCCAGACGGTGCGCATGGACACCGACGGGCTGATCGCGGTGATGGGCGAGATGGTCTACCGGGTCTGCACGCGCGTGGCGCTCGTCTTCCTGCTCTTCTCCATTTTCGACATCTGGTGGCAGCGCAAGGCCTTCATGAAGGAAATGATGATGTCGAAGGACGACGTCAAGAAGGAGTACAAGGAGAGCGAAGGCGACCCGCACCACAAGGCGCACCGCAAGCAGATGCACCAGGAAATCATGGAGGGGGCGCAGATGGAGGCCGTCAAGGACGCCGACGTCATCGTCACCAACCCCGACCACGTGGCGGTGGCCCTCCAGTACGACCGGGACAAGGACGCGGCCCCCCGGGTGCTCGCCAAGGGCATCGACTTCAAGGCCGAGCGCATCAAGGCGATTGCCCGCGAGTCGGACGTGCCCATGCTGCGCAACGTGCCGCTGGCGCACGCGCTCCTGCGCGTGGACGTGGGCCAGGACATCCCCGAGGAGCTGTACGACGCGGTGGCCGAGGTCCTCAACTTCGTCTACGGGCTGAAGACCGGGACGGGGGCAGGGGCGGGGGCCCCCTCGTGA
- a CDS encoding EscU/YscU/HrcU family type III secretion system export apparatus switch protein produces MNDEPEIAIALKYDQNKDSAPRVVAKGMRLKAEKIREIAKQYNIPLMKNLPLANALYRVDVGQEVPEELYDAVAEVLNFVYALQQEQQAGGKR; encoded by the coding sequence ATGAATGACGAGCCCGAGATCGCGATCGCGCTGAAGTACGATCAGAACAAGGACTCCGCGCCGCGCGTGGTGGCCAAGGGCATGCGGCTCAAGGCGGAGAAGATCCGGGAGATCGCCAAGCAGTACAACATCCCCTTGATGAAGAACCTGCCGCTGGCCAACGCCCTGTACCGCGTGGACGTGGGCCAGGAAGTGCCGGAGGAGCTCTATGACGCGGTGGCCGAGGTCCTCAACTTCGTCTACGCACTGCAGCAGGAACAGCAGGCGGGCGGGAAGCGTTGA
- a CDS encoding SycD/LcrH family type III secretion system chaperone → MAAPDSNSPQEEAKLVAALQRWADGKATLRDVRGYTDEELYAIAKTAYFFFYQGRLNEARTLFQGLYAINPADSYFAKALGVVELASGNAQGALAAYDVAIKLSPNDAQAYVGRAEVKLTLGQKAQAVEDLRRAASLVPEDDPVGRKAAAMVSTLSRR, encoded by the coding sequence ATGGCCGCACCGGATTCCAACAGCCCCCAGGAAGAGGCGAAGCTCGTCGCGGCGCTGCAGCGCTGGGCGGATGGCAAGGCCACCCTGCGCGACGTGCGGGGCTACACGGACGAAGAACTCTACGCCATCGCCAAGACGGCCTACTTCTTCTTCTACCAGGGGCGCCTGAACGAGGCGCGCACGCTCTTCCAGGGGCTGTACGCCATCAACCCGGCGGACTCCTACTTCGCCAAGGCGCTGGGCGTGGTGGAGCTGGCCTCGGGCAACGCCCAGGGGGCCCTGGCCGCCTACGACGTGGCCATCAAGCTGTCGCCGAACGATGCCCAGGCCTACGTGGGCCGGGCCGAGGTGAAGCTGACCCTGGGCCAGAAGGCCCAGGCGGTGGAGGACCTGCGCCGCGCCGCGTCGCTCGTGCCCGAGGACGATCCCGTGGGGCGCAAGGCCGCCGCCATGGTTTCCACGCTGTCCAGGCGGTGA